A segment of the Lycium barbarum isolate Lr01 chromosome 7, ASM1917538v2, whole genome shotgun sequence genome:
TGGCAAGGAAAACCCCGTGTTTAAGGGAATGTTTGAATATCATGAAACAAAAGAACATCTACTTTTTAAattattaaaaggaaaaaaaaaatgattgacaAGAGGGTAAACAATGAAACCACTTACCAATAATTGCTCATTAAACTAGGATCATGTACCATATTGATTAAGTTGCCAATTCTCATTTATACTggacagtcaaacctctctataacattaTAGTTGGGTCCGAATTTTTttagctgttatagagaatgattgttatacacctataacaacattgacaTTTGAATAATATTTCATTGTTACATgcaaaaaaagatgcataaaatttatttttttaaaatttttagttGTCAAATTTTAAGGTTAATCACAGtttgtataacgaaggaaaatcctttaatgatgaaaatatatacaTTCATGTAATATTCTTTATCATAAATAGGGTATTAAGTATCACATATTTGGTCAAAATATCTATAcatattattggtaatcatagataatCAATATTTCTAAAGATGGTAATTATTATATtactaaaaaaaaaggaagatagCTATTAtatgggggtaattttacaaagaacgtactattataaaattaattattgtTGTTATATGTAAAGTGTTGTTAAGAGaactaaaatataacataaataatcgatttaaaaaaaaattgactgttATAAAGAGTTGCTGTTATTTGTGAATGCTCTTATAGAGAGTTCTAACTATATAAGTATGATCATAATTCATCAATCAAATCTATTGTTCTTTCCTTTTTAGAGAAACAACAAACATTAAGCTGAATCAATTTTGTCTTCTCTCTGACCAAAATAATATCAATGCCAATAAATCACGATCCACATTTAATATAGttttgaggaaaaaaaaagacTAAAAAAGACAATATGTATGTAGTTATCTAAAATAATTGTTCTACAACAATTTATGTCGGATTGCTAGATATTTTTTCTACTGGGAGAAGAAAAGAAAACGGCGTGAATGCAACAAAAGAAATGAAACACTTTGTCTTATATGTCATCACTCTTGGCAGTTCATCTTATCCACTTGACGAAACTTATGTATTAAGGATCTTTTGATttgaaatatatgaaaatttaatctcgatataaaatattgaagtacAGGTATAATGTTTGGTATAACAAATACAATGTCTGGTTTGTTATATCAAATTCCGTATATAATTTATGTAGAATTTGATGCGTGAAGCCTAACAATGTATTACTAATTGCAATAAGACatttgaaaacttgtgtaatattTTATGCGAGATATAGAGGATATTTTAAGTGTTTGTtggcttttaatttttttttctactttTAAATAAGTTAAAAGTTAAAAATTTATTATGGATTTTAGCTTATAAACTACTTTTAAAAAGTCAATTCAAACACCCTTATGTAATGTACGCAGGGCAATAATATGTGTCTTAGCAATATAAGTTGAAGTCGTGTACTGTTCATCACTTTTCACATTATTATTCTAAGAAATATAAAATACTACTATATCATCTGGTTTGCATGGTCTCAAACGTAGCTTTCACATTTATAAGTGAAAAAAAAAGTTCATAATTGCAAGTAGTAATAGTTCATCATGCCTTTCTCTTTCTTCGAGGTTGGGAAGATAGATATTTAATCTTCTCAATTTAGTTGTTAGCTGAGGCTTATAACTCGTTTGGTCAGCTAACCAAGTCGTTAAATTGACATTAGTCCAaaactacaaatgtttcacaaaaaAGTAGTCAGACTTTAGTGCAAAGAAGGAATTAGCCCGCAAAATTTGAAGTCAATAGATTCTTAGAAAGTTGCGTTaagatataaaaatatatatttcaatCCTATAATATTTAGAAGCAATAGTAAACTTATTTGTGTGTGACCTATATTTAATGTGTTTGAGCCATACAAGCAGCCATTAATGTTTTTTTTAAGACAAACTGTTTATATCACATTCCTTGGGTGCGACCCTGCGCTGAATCTTGCTGCGATGCTTGCGCACCCCTTTTTTTTCTCCCAATCTTATTATAGTAAATATATCGAGCCAAAGGTCTATCATAAATAACCTCTTCTCTCAAAGTAGGGGTAAGATCTGCTTACATTCTGTCCTTTTCAGACCCTATTGGATATGCTGTTGTTGTATAATACTCACTCCGTCCCAATTGAAGTGCCTtaatttgactagacacgaaatttaagaaataaataaagatacttaaattgagacaaatcaaaaataaaagtaagacacttaaattaaaacggagggagcAGTATAACTTTTTTAAGTTGTCATCAACGACCATGCACTTAATATAATTAAATAGGCACCTCTATTTAACGTAAGATatttaaattgaaacggagagagcAGTATAACTTTTTTAAGTTGTCATCAACAACCATGCACCTAATATAATTAAATAGACACCTCTATTTAACGTAAACCCATCACTCTGATATAATAAAATGTTACTAGTATCAATCTTTATTATTCAAAAAGGAATAATAAAGAAACTAAAAAGGCTCTAAGAGAATGTTTGGATTGATTTTTTAAAAATAGCTATAAGTTAAAAATCAAAAGTTTCAAATAATTAATTTTTGACTTTTAacttttgacttatttttatACTTTTTAAACTTAAAAATAGACGCTTAAAAATATCTTTTATCTTTCCCAAACATTACAAAAACAAAAATGaccttaaaaaataataataaatgctTAAAATGAGCCACCCTCTAAAATGGATAGAAGTTGGCTACTATAATGATGACAATAATTTACGCACGTGGTATCTCCAGAAGCTACAATGAGCCGACAATAACATGACTAATAAAAAACATACTGCCATCATACGACATCGTTTAATCCTTCAAGAAAACAATATAAACATACAATACAAAATACTTTCACCTGTgagggaaaaaaataaaataaaaaaaataaaaaatcctaTGATCAAACCAACACGAAACATTCATTATTAAGGTACCCAAACCAAGAAACAACATTTTCCacttataaaaaatttaaatcttTTATGGGATATTTTTTTTCTGGTTATTTTgatcttgggttttcttgaaggaATCAATTAGTGATCTTTTAGTGGAAAAAGTTCAAATCTTTTGCAAGTTTATTAGGAAAAAGGGTGACCCTTTAATTAGTTTACtagtaaagttatattttttgTGCAAGTTTATCAGGAAAAAAGTGGATTCTTTACTTTGTTTACTAGTAAAGTTAGATTTTTTGTGCAAGTTCATCAAGAAAAAGGTGACCTTTTAATTAGTTTACTACTAGTAAAGTTAGTATAATTTTTGTGCAAGTTTATCAGGAAAAAGGTGATTTTTTACTTTGTTTACTAGTAAAGTTGGAATTTTTACTAGTATTTTGGGGTAAAAAATATGGCTTGTGAAGGTAGTTAGAATCAATTGGTGATCTCTAAGGGAAGAAAGTTCAAATCTTTTGCAAGTTTATCAGGAAAAAAGTGGACCTACTAGTGAAGTTGAATTTTTGTGCAAGTTTATCAGGAAAAAGGTGAGACTTTTTTACTTTGTTTACTTGTAAAGTTTGAACTTTTACTAGTATTTTGTGGTAAAAAGAATGGCTTGTGAAGGTAATTATATGTGGAGTTTGAGTGGTATTGTGGCAGCTTTTGTTGATCTTGCAATAGCATATTTCTTGCTTTGTGCAGCAACAGTAGCATTTTTAGCATCAAAGTTTCTTGGTTTTTTTGGTTTGAGATTGCCATGTCCTTGTGATGGACTTTTTGGTACTTTCCCAAATGGGAATTTATGTTTTCATAGACTCTTGATTGATTTCCCAGCTGAGAAAGTGTCCAATGTTCAACTCTCTATAAAAGCAAACTTCCCTTTTAATGGTAATACTATTTTGGGAAAAGACGAGAATTGTGATTTGAATTGGAGATTAATTGGTGATAAAGAGAATAGTCTTCATGGGTATCTTGAAATGGGTGATGAGGATGGTTCACGTAATTCAGTATCGGATGCAAGAAAGTCACATAATATTGCTAGGATTGAGTTGAGTCCAAAGGGGAAAGGGGTGATGAATCAGAGACAAAGAGGAGGGATTCGTCGAAGAAGGCGTAAAGCAGCTGTTGATTATGGGAGATCTTCATCAGTTTCATCATATGACCCTCCATATGAAGACTTTCCACTAAGTCCTCCATCCCCTCCCAGTACCAATAAAGAAGGTGATTGAATAATCCTCCATACGAATGCTCTCCTTTGAATTTTGATGGTTTAGATGTccttgaagttttttttttctgtgaAGTTTTTTTCAAGCTTATTATTGCATCCTAAGCTGCCCCGGACTAGCTCGGGATTGAGGtgtagtagtagttgttgttatggttgCTTCCTAATGCTTTTGGGTGTTGTTAGGAGCCCTTGTTCCGCTGATAAGGGAAGAAAATCTGGAGACTTATTGGTTTTTGACTTAGGAACATGTGTGTGCATCTTTTATTCCAGAACACAATGTTGAGATATGAGATGCATTTCCTTTGTATTGCACTAACAAAATGCTTTATGCCACTTTTTCATATTTCTGTATGGCTATGTAACTTAAACGTCCCTTTTTGGTTGTAAATGGTATTCAGAAATTGTTATTTTACTATAAATCAAATGCTTCAACGCGAGTATTTTGCTTCTTATGCCAAAGAATTTTTGGGTATAATTTGTTTATGGATAAAAGAAAAGGAGGAATTTTTGGTAACATTCAATTTGTTGAGCAGAATCAGTTACTTTTCAGTCAAATAACCATGGCAAAAAGAGCATACAACAGCAGCAACAACCTGAACTTCAACCCCAGACTAGTTGGGCAAAAGAGAAGATGCCTCAAATTAAATATTGTCAAGTTTTTAATTTCCATGATTTGTAGCCTCCCGTATTTTACCTAACGTCAAAGCCTTGGGATTCTAATATGTATCAATCTAAGTGCTTCTCTTCGTGGTGAATATAGATGGTGGCAACCCTCCACTGGTTATGAGATTGGACCACAGAGACAGCCTTGAATTGAATGGACTTCCTGATGAAGTTGAGCACATTGAAAAGAATGTTGCATCTATTGGAGAGCTGAAGCATAACGGCCAACTTGTTTCCGGCTTCAATGAGGAAAACAGAACAAGACTCTTGGAACGAGCCTTAGAACACGAACAAGAAGCTCGAGATGCTCTTTGCCTTGAGCTTGAGAAGGAAAGAAATGCTGCAGCGAGTGCTGCAGATGAGGCTATGGCTATGATCTTACGTCTACAAGAGGAGAAGGCATCTATTGAAATGGACGCCCGGCAATATCAGAGATTAATTGAAGAGAAATCTGCTTTTGAAGCTGAGGAAATGCACATTCTAATGGAGATCCTGATGAGGACAGAAAGGGAGAAACACTTTTTAGAGAAGGAGCTTGAAGTATATAGGCAGATGACTTTTCTTGGAAATGAAGAATCAAGAGTTGATAGTGGGAATGTAGCGGATGCTTCATCTGATCCTAATGAGGATCCACTTCTTATGCTTCGGCAGATTAGTGCATCTTTTGACAAGGCACCGATTCACAGACAGAATAAAGATGTCAGCTCCCAGAAGCAAATTGACTTGGCAGTGTCCTCTTATAGCAGCCAAGAATTTCAGGAGAAAGAGATGGTGTTTACAGTTAACAACTTTGGTATGCCACCAGCGAATAGGCAAATACTGGACACTTTCTTGAAACCCCCTGAGGCAGGCCTTTCAAAACAGAAGCTTCCTGATCATGCCATTTCGCTAGAAGGGGAAGTGCTAAAAGAAAATTCAGATATGGAAAGACATGACAGAGTTTTGAAGTATCATGAGACAATTGGATATCAGGGATCAAAATGTCCATGCAATTTGACCTTGGATAAAGAACCTCAAGTTCATGATGTTCATGTGATTGTTGACGGGTTCAACTTTTGCAATGATGTCAATAGTGGTGAATCTGGGAAAACTAGTCTCCCTATTGAAGCTTCTCCTACACAGGATGTAATTAGGGATCGTCCAAGTACTAGCACGTCTAATAGTCAAATGGATCTTAAAAGCAGTTCGGACACTGCTTCTGCGCTTCCGCCAGTGGGCCAACGTAGTAAAACTTTGCTATGTGATGCGCGGGGAAATCCCATGTCCTCAGTAGACAATGAAAGATTGAAAATTGAATCTGAATTGGGACGGCTTCGAGAGAGGTTAAAGATTGTGCAAGAGGGAAGAGAAAAGCTTGACTTGACTGCAGAGCATAGAGAAAGAGAAAAGATGCAGTTAAAGCTTTTGGAGGATATAGCACGCCAACTTCACGAGATTCGGCAGCTTACTGAACCTGAGAAGGCTGTACGACAGGCTTCCTTGCCTCTGCCATCCTCCAAGGTATGAGACTTTCTTTTTTAGGTATGAGACTAGCATGTGCAGATCTATTATGTTTGTGATGCTTAATAAGTTCATACATATATCTCTTAATTATATAAGTTCATACATATATCTCTTAATTATATGCCTGGAGGTGAATTGTTTTTCTTCAACTTTGAGTTTACTCTTATGTGCCAAGAGCACTATGAATGTAGAAATGTTCAAATCATCTTTAAGGAGTAATTCATATTAATATTGTCTTTGCATTGTCACTGAAGTGTGATGTACAAATGAATGTCAACAAGTCATCATGTGATCATTTACGTCGCGACCTCTGCTTGGAACTTTTTTGAGCATGGCTTCGTGGTCATTTTTTGTGTTGAACTTTCttgattgtccgcataggatcaCTCCAAATTGGTCATGAAGATCCCGGAATCTGTTTTTCTATGCTATTTTCTATCGTACTTTCAGGCAATTCGCATGGTTTAACAAGCAAATAATTGATATCCTATGATCAAGGATGTAATACTCTTTGTAATAGCTGTCCTCATACCTGAACACATACTCTTTGTAGTAGCTGCCCTTAATATCGTATTAACAATCGAATATGGACGAAATAAAAAACCTCAATTTGATAGGTTTTTTCCTATTCGTATGAATTCCATTGGACCAAGAAATGATACATTGGAAGAAttcatttttttacttttttgtaACTTTGCAGTACCTTCTTTGTACTAGCTTCAATAAAATATCATTACCTTATTAGCAGAAGGGAAATACCAACAGGCCTTCTTTTTTCTTGGTACTAGCTTCAATAATAAACAGAACCAAGTATTTACTGGATTTGAGCATCATTGGACATCAGAATGAATTTGGAATCTggtcaacaacaacatatccagtgtaatcccacaagtggggtgaATTTGGAATCTGGTCATCATTCATTAAGAATAAAGTTGTAGGCAGTAGAGAATGGTTTTTACTATTGAGTCAAGTCTTTTGGGCCCGCTCGATCTATAAATTCTTCATCATTGACTCATTTTATTTTGGAGTACTAAACTTAAGATTTGTGTAATCAAGCTCTTTTCAGTCCAACAAAACGAGTTTCTTTTGTTTGTTTGTCATTTGAGATGTTTTAGTGAAATGAAGTAatgaggaaaaatgaaaaaaaatttcGTCATAGGTTATACTCCACTCATATAAGTTGCAATTGATGGGTGTGACTGGCAAGTGTAACTATTTAACGAAGAATCTGGAGTAGACTGCGTAATGCTAGATTGTGAATGAGTTGATCAATTCTTCTAGGCTTGAATTTGATCTTTGTGGAACTTGAATGGTACTTCCAAAGGTTTGGTGCTCATGACAAATTGCTTTCTTTAGTAACATCTAGGGTGTGTTCAGTATGGAGGAAATTTACAATTTTCCCATATTCGGTTGGTCAAAGCTTTTGGAAagcattttctctaggaaaaataacaacaacaaacaacaacaacccagtgaaatttcacaacgtggggtctggggagggtagagtgtacgcagaccttactcctaccgaGGTAGGatgactgtttccgaaagaccctcagctcaataaaaaacataaaaagaggtcagataaggctaagagattcaaagcgatatggaaatgaagtaacgcaagcgacacagataacatagaataatcaaaacacaggaaataacagataatagcataaatcagagcacaagaaattatactacgataatgcgactactaataagacaggataatgagactatctactagccttctaccctaatgtgggtcctccaaaccctcctatctaaggtcatgtcctcggtaagctgtaactgcgccatgtcgtgtctaattacctctctccaatacttctttggcctacccctacctcgtctgaaaccatccatggccaacctctcacacctccgcactggggcatctgtgtctctcctcttcacatgcccaaaccatctcaatctcgcttctcgcatcttgtcttccaccgaggccactcccaccttgtcccgaatatcctcattcctaatcctgtcactcctggtgtggccacacatccatctcaacattctcatctcagcaactttcatcttttgaacgtgagaaatcttaactggTCAACACTccgtcccatacaacatagtcggtctaatcaccactttgtagaacttgcccttaagttgtggtggcaccttcttgtcacatagcactctggaagcaagcctccatttcatccaccctgccccaatacgatgtgtgacatcgtcgtcaatctccccgttgccttgcataatagacccaagatacttgaaactacttttcttttggatggcttgggtaccaagcctcacttccaagccagcctcctgaggtgcttcactaaacttacactctaagtactctgtcttggtcctactcagtttaaaccctttagactccagagtttgtctccaatcctccagcttagcgttaactccgctacgagtctcgtcgatcaggactatgtcatccgcgaaaagcatacatcATGGCACTttaccttgaatttgccgcgtcaatccatccatcaccacgtcaaataaaaacggactaagagctgatccttgatgcaacgcCATTACAACTGAAAAATGCTCTGAGTCTTCTCCTGCTATCCTTActctggttttggctccctcatacatgcccttgatcaccctaatgtacgccataGATACAcatttagcctccaagcatctccataggatttctcttggaactttgtcgtaagccttttctaggtcgatgaataccatgtgtaagtccctcttcctctccctatactgttccaccagtctcctcacaagatggatgacttctgtagttgagcgtcccggcatgaatacgaactgaggaaaatgacttccctagtgAAGtggggaaaacaagttccacaagtgaCATTCCACATTGATTGTGGCCTTCCCACCCTCcaacacacctcatcttcacccccATCCCCTAGCCTCTACCGCACCTCCACGTCCACCTCCCATAGTATTTGTCGATTATATACAAATGATTTTAGGTTAATATTTTTTGCTAACTAATGACACAAAAAAATaagtttaaacaaaaaaaaaacttatttttctggAAAACATTTTCTATGGAAAagattttccttcataccgaacacatcTTTAGTACATTATGAGTGAATATTTGACCTTATTTATGTTGGTATTTTTCGCATTCGAAGTGTAGTCTAGTCACCATTTGTTCTATCTTCATCTGTTCCTTAAGCATAGAAGTAATGGCATGCAATTGTGTCGCAGAGCATGTCAAAGAAAAGGCGTTCTCGAAGTGTCTCTGTAGGAATGCAACATAGCTCTTGAGGTATGGTAAATCTACACGACGATTAGTTGATTACTAGAAAGTTCTCCCTTGTGACTTCATTAAACTTTTGAATTGTGAATTTACCTTTAAACACAATTCAGGGGTTCAAACGGTTCGGAGCTTGGAGTTCCTAATGCTGAGCCTCAATAGTTCCATCACATTTACTCGGATCCGGGGAAGACGATCCAAATAATATACCCCGTATTGTTTTTTGAAGAGATGTTGTGCAGCCATTTGAGAACACGTTTTGCTGGGAACGGCCTCTCTAAAGTATGCAGCTGATGTTAACTGGATAAGAAGAAAGGTTTTGACTAAGAAAGCACACCATTGCAAAGGTTTTGACTATGAAGGCACACCATTGCTATAGTCCCGCTGCTGGTAACAACTTATCACTCTGCTATTTTGTTGATAGCGTTCAAATGTAAGGTCCTTGTTGTTTTAAACCTCTCTGTTGTATCTTCCATCTTTTTGTGGATCATTAGATGGTAAAGCACTGAATGCTAGCTGCTGCTTGTACAAAAATTTCTATATTTTGTTTCTAATAATATTATAGTGGGCATGTTGAATAAGTCCTAAAGTACTTATTGAGGATGTGTTTTACCTATGTACATCGAATTAGAAGCCAAAAAGCTGTAACCTTCAGCAAGCGTGGCCTAGTGGTACAATGAATTGGgggagaaccatgaggtctcggGTTCAAATAGTGGAGGGGAAAAACACTACGTGATCTCTTCCCATCTGCCTAAACTTTGGTGGGCAGAGTTGCCAGTTACCATCATTGGTTTAGTCATTTAGCACATTATCATTAGCAAATAGCATAAGACATGAAACCTAATCCTATATTGTGTTGATTAGCTCATGCATCACATGGGTAAAGAAGTACTAGACCTTGGGTCTAAACTCACGGTTATGAGAAATATCTTTGCATCTCCCTACTTTC
Coding sequences within it:
- the LOC132604408 gene encoding uncharacterized protein LOC132604408 isoform X3, which produces MACEGNYMWSLSGIVAAFVDLAIAYFLLCAATVAFLASKFLGFFGLRLPCPCDGLFGTFPNGNLCFHRLLIDFPAEKVSNVQLSIKANFPFNGNTILGKDENCDLNWRLIGDKENSLHGYLEMGDEDGSRNSVSDARKSHNIARIELSPKGKGVMNQRQRGGIRRRRRKAAVDYGRSSSVSSYDPPYEDFPLSPPSPPSTNKEDGGNPPLVMRLDHRDSLELNGLPDEVEHIEKNVASIGELKHNGQLVSGFNEENRTRLLERALEHEQEARDALCLELEKERNAAASAADEAMAMILRLQEEKASIEMDARQYQRLIEEKSAFEAEEMHILMEILMRTEREKHFLEKELEVYRQMTFLGNEESRVDSGNVADASSDPNEDPLLMLRQISASFDKAPIHRQNKDVSSQKQIDLAVSSYSSQEFQEKEMVFTVNNFGMPPANRQILDTFLKPPEAGLSKQKLPDHAISLEGEVLKENSDMERHDRVLKYHETIGYQGSKCPCNLTLDKEPQVHDVHVIVDGFNFCNDVNSGESGKTSLPIEASPTQDVIRDRPSTSTSNSQMDLKSSSDTASALPPVGQRSKTLLCDARGNPMSSVDNERLKIESELGRLRERLKIVQEGREKLDLTAEHREREKMQLKLLEDIARQLHEIRQLTEPEKAVRQASLPLPSSKGFKRFGAWSS
- the LOC132604408 gene encoding uncharacterized protein LOC132604408 isoform X1, producing the protein MACEGNYMWSLSGIVAAFVDLAIAYFLLCAATVAFLASKFLGFFGLRLPCPCDGLFGTFPNGNLCFHRLLIDFPAEKVSNVQLSIKANFPFNGNTILGKDENCDLNWRLIGDKENSLHGYLEMGDEDGSRNSVSDARKSHNIARIELSPKGKGVMNQRQRGGIRRRRRKAAVDYGRSSSVSSYDPPYEDFPLSPPSPPSTNKEDGGNPPLVMRLDHRDSLELNGLPDEVEHIEKNVASIGELKHNGQLVSGFNEENRTRLLERALEHEQEARDALCLELEKERNAAASAADEAMAMILRLQEEKASIEMDARQYQRLIEEKSAFEAEEMHILMEILMRTEREKHFLEKELEVYRQMTFLGNEESRVDSGNVADASSDPNEDPLLMLRQISASFDKAPIHRQNKDVSSQKQIDLAVSSYSSQEFQEKEMVFTVNNFGMPPANRQILDTFLKPPEAGLSKQKLPDHAISLEGEVLKENSDMERHDRVLKYHETIGYQGSKCPCNLTLDKEPQVHDVHVIVDGFNFCNDVNSGESGKTSLPIEASPTQDVIRDRPSTSTSNSQMDLKSSSDTASALPPVGQRSKTLLCDARGNPMSSVDNERLKIESELGRLRERLKIVQEGREKLDLTAEHREREKMQLKLLEDIARQLHEIRQLTEPEKAVRQASLPLPSSKHRSNGMQLCRRACQRKGVLEVSL
- the LOC132604408 gene encoding uncharacterized protein LOC132604408 isoform X2, encoding MACEGNYMWSLSGIVAAFVDLAIAYFLLCAATVAFLASKFLGFFGLRLPCPCDGLFGTFPNGNLCFHRLLIDFPAEKVSNVQLSIKANFPFNGNTILGKDENCDLNWRLIGDKENSLHGYLEMGDEDGSRNSVSDARKSHNIARIELSPKGKGVMNQRQRGGIRRRRRKAAVDYGRSSSVSSYDPPYEDFPLSPPSPPSTNKEDGGNPPLVMRLDHRDSLELNGLPDEVEHIEKNVASIGELKHNGQLVSGFNEENRTRLLERALEHEQEARDALCLELEKERNAAASAADEAMAMILRLQEEKASIEMDARQYQRLIEEKSAFEAEEMHILMEILMRTEREKHFLEKELEVYRQMTFLGNEESRVDSGNVADASSDPNEDPLLMLRQISASFDKAPIHRQNKDVSSQKQIDLAVSSYSSQEFQEKEMVFTVNNFGMPPANRQILDTFLKPPEAGLSKQKLPDHAISLEGEVLKENSDMERHDRVLKYHETIGYQGSKCPCNLTLDKEPQVHDVHVIVDGFNFCNDVNSGESGKTSLPIEASPTQDVIRDRPSTSTSNSQMDLKSSSDTASALPPVGQRSKTLLCDARGNPMSSVDNERLKIESELGRLRERLKIVQEGREKLDLTAEHREREKMQLKLLEDIARQLHEIRQLTEPEKAVRQASLPLPSSKSMSKKRRSRSVSVGMQHSS